The Reinekea forsetii genome contains the following window.
CGCGAGCGGACATCGCTATCGGGTGAGTGTGGATCATGAAAATGGTACCAATGCCTATGTAACGGTCGAGCGGGATACCGGCGCTGGATTCGCGACCCTTGTCAGCCAGTTCGATTTGCTGGCCCAAACGGGCCAAGCCCCTATTCCAGAAAAAATGTACCTAACCCTAACCGGCTCAACCGGCGGTGCGAAAAATGCTCACGAGATCGATAATGTCGAAGTTTGTGCCAATGTGATTGAAGCGGCCGAGACCATCGACCATTACGAATTGGACCGCGATTTTAGCCAGGGCTTAACCTGCGAAGCGCTCAACATCGAAAGTCGCGCCTGTCTCGATGTGGCCTGCAGCACCGAAGTCAGTGGTGCGGTCATCACCACCGAATTCAGTCCCGTCACCGGTTGGGCCGGTTCCAATACCAAAACCAACTACAGTAGCCGGGACAGCTTTGCGTTCCAACAGACCAGCCCTGGTATCGTGACGCTGGGGGTAGCCAGCTCAACACCAGACCTTAATCCGTTGTCCGTAGAACCGGTGCAATGCTATGTCGCCGGGATAGTACAGCCCAACTGTGAGGTTGCTTTTGCCGATACCGGGCTACGCTTCTTCAACCGAGGGTCGGGCAGCAGCAGTGCGATCTTGGACCTCGTTGCCGGGCAGCCGAGCGAATTCGACCTGCGCGCCATCTATACCGATGAAATCTCAGGGGAATGTAAGACACAGTTGTTTGACAGTGGGCCGGTCACTGCAACCCTGAGTACCGAATGCACCAACCCAAACACTTGTCTGGCTGGTCAGCAAGTTCTCTGGCAGGCACCGGCTGAGTCACTCAATCTGGCCAATCCGCAAAATCCGGACGGTGGTAATCTTTGGAGCATGGCCGCGTTGCTTTTTGGTACCAATGTCACCGCCGGGTTTGAGCTCACGGCCCCGGATGTCGGTCTGCAGCGGCTGGATGTCAGCCTGCCATTACTCAACGTCGATGGTTCCCCGAGCGGCCGGCTTATCGAGGGGTCGGTCAGCCTGCGGACTCGACCGGCGTCCCTGGTCATCGCGGAGGTCGACATCAGTGGCACTGCGGTCGCCGGCGACCCCTTTCAGGTGACGATGCATGCCCTGGATGCCAATAACAGTGTGGTACCAAGCTTCGGCCGCGTCAGTGGCCTCTATGATATGAACTGGGGCCTGTCCAGCTTGGCCGCACCGATCGGCGGCGTGCTCGGCACCCTGGTCGGTGATGCCGTGAACCGCTCATCGGCCAGCCAATGGCTCGGCCTGGATACCGGTATCGATGCGGACAGCTTTAACGAATCGATCACCTTTAGCGCCGCGAATGGGCTGTCTTACTACGAGGTGGGTGAGCTGAATTTGGTGGCGCAGATCGATGACTATTTAGGTTCAGGCGTCCCAGTGCAAAGCCCTAACACCCCTGCGGGGCGTTTCATCCCGGCCTTTTTGACGGCGACCCAGGTGGACCCGGCCACCTGGGGCAGTGACGCGTCTATTTACCAGGGTCAAGCGGGCAGCCTGACGGATCTCAGTTATGACCTAATCGCCTATGCCTCGGATGGTACGACGCCGCTGCGAAATTATAGCGGTAACGGGCTCAACACCAGCAGCCAAAGCAACAGTCTACTCAAGCCAGTCGGTGCCGCTGCAACCGGTGGTGATCTGGAGAGCACTCTGGCCTGGACGGTGACGGGGGGTGGCGATTTTGATGGCATCATTCGTTTGATGGGCGCGGTGCCGGATCTGACCTGGCAGCGCAACCCTGTAGGGGTCTCACCCGGTGATACCCTTCTGAATTTAACCGATCTGCAACTTGCCGCCGCGGCCTTGACCGATGCGGATTCCGTGTGCGTTAAGCTCAACGCCCTAGGGACCTGCTTGGCTACCGCCGTGTCGCTGACACCCAGGGACTTACAACTTGTCCGCGCCGCCTTGCCGGCGCAGGTCGATGCCAGCACCAGTATGGCCTACATTGAAGTGAGATTAGAAGCTTTAGACCGATATGTTGCTGGCGAGCCGGTTTTCGAACTGCAAAGTACCGACAATGGCTTGGATACCAGTGTCTTTGCCGGTTTGGACTTTGACGCCTCGGTGCATGCCTGCACCCTAGCCACTAGCGCGAACTGTCCCAGCATCGCCGCGACAGTCAGCTTCACCGGGCCAAATGGCACCGGCCTCACCCTGATGTCGGGTGTGGGTAGGCTTACCGCAACATCTACGACGCCGGTTTCCGGTCTAATGGGTGCTCAGTTAAATGCTCCGACCTGGCTCAGCTGGGATTGGGATGGCGATGGCGATCAGGAACTGGCGTCCACCGTGCTGATCTTTGGCGACTACCAGGGCCGCCCACCGTTGCTCTTTACCCGGCCCGGTGTCCGTTGACACCGGCCCCTTGGGGCTGAGAGTTGCAGAAGTCCGGTGGAGTCGGACACGACAATTGAGGGGGCGGTGCTTAGGCCACCCGTTGATCGGTCATAGACCACAGCAATAGGCGTTGGTCGATGCTGGGGTCGAAGCGCAGCAGACCGTCGTAGTTGAAACCACGAAAGGACAATAGATAGCGGCGCAGCAGACCAAATTGTGGACATGCCTCGGGAATCAAGGCAAAGGAGCCGTTTTGATCGAGCAGATACCAATACAGCTGATGATTAATTTGGCGTAATTCGGCGCGTGACAATTCATCGATCACCACATGAGTAATGGCACCGCTGGGCCGATAATAGATCAGTTCGCCGGCTTCGATATGGAGCGAGCGGACAACCTCTTTTTGAGCAAGCAAGGACTGCCAAACGGTCATGGTTTATTTCGCCTCAAAATTGGGTAGGTCGCGCAACGGATCATCCGGGTCACCGGTGATGCGCTCAAACTGCACCGTCACACGACGGTTGAGCCGACGCCCGGCTGCTGTCGCATTGGTGGCGATCGGGTAACGCTCGCCGTGATAACGGGTGACGATTATCGCCGCGTCAATGCCTGCATTGACCAGGTAGTCGGTTACCTTGACCGCACGTTTTTCAGACAGACGCCTGTTGTTATAACGTTCCCCTTGGCCATCGCTGTGGCCGTCGATAAACAGGGCTGAAACCAGACTATCGGCGTTCATATAGGTAACAATATTGTCGAGCATGGCCGTGGCCTGAGAGTCCAAACGCGCTCCGCCGCCGCCAAAGAGGACCGACGTGCGTTCTATTTGGCGAAAATTGACCGGTAACAATCCGGTTTGACAGGCCAGGTAGTCGTTGTAGAAGCTTTTAAAATTAACCGGCGAGATCTGCAGTCGGATTAGATCGTCACCGAACTTGGCCTTGCGGGTCAGAGTCGGTGCCATACCCGCCGTGAGCTCGTCCATCATCCGACCCGCTCGCGCCGTCTCGACGCGAATGGGAAATTTTCGATCGATCACTCTGGAATAGCCAAGCTCGGTGGTTAGTGCGCTGGAACGCCAAGCCGGTGCCTCGATCGTCAGCGCGGCCTGGCCCTCGGCCATTAGATTGCGCGTCGATTCCAAATAAAATTCCAAGGTATCACCGGCTTCTTGAAAGAATACCGCCAAACCGTATTGCGGGATCGGCTGATAAAACTTACAGTAAAACTCCGATGCATCGATGCGCCACTCGGTATTGGTTAGGCCGGTACCCAGGTTGGCCGCTTGACTGTTAGCGGCAACACAGGCCAGAAGACCGGCCATGCAAGAGGAAAAAATCTGTCTGTAGTTGGCCATAGCCTGCCGCTTCATCTCTATAACTCCGAATTAGATCAAGATACTGCAAGGTGTAGGCCAGTTTGGTTCTTTACACCAACAAAAAGCCTTAGCAATGTGAATCCACCCTACCGGCTTATTTTTCCAGCGTCCAAGTTGCAATGTCGAATGCAATGTCGAATGCGATAAGGAATGCGCCTGGCAGCGTGCCGGCCCAGCCCATCAAAGTGCATTACCCCTTACATTTCTAAGACAAATCATTAACATGTGCGCTTAATTTGTGCCTTTAGCCCGCTATTTCGGAGTGTATGTGACCATTAATGCCCCAGAGAACGAACTGTCCGAACGATTCCGCGGTTACTATCCGGTTGTCATCGATGTCGAAACGGCCGGTTTCAATTCCCAGACCGATGCCTTACTGGAAATTGCCGCCGTAACCCTAAAGATGGACAGCAGCGGCTGGCTCCTGCCCGATGAGAGTATTTTCTTTAACGTTAAACCCTTTGCTGGCGCCAACCTCGAAAGGGCCGCGTTAGAATTTACCGGCATCGATCCGTTTCACCCATTGCGCGAAGACGTTGATGAGGGCGAGGCCCTGGCTGAAATATTCAAGATGGTCCGCGCCGGCATGAAGGCCAACGGTTGCAAGCGCGCCATTTTAGTGGGTCACAACGCCACCTTTGATCACAACTTTGTCATGGCCGCGGCCGACCGGGCCAGCACCAAACGCAACCCCTTCCATCCCTTCTCGACCTTCGACACGTCGGCTCTGGCCGCTTTGGTCTATGGCCAAACGGTGTTGAAAAAAGCCTGCGATACGGCCGAGATCGAATTTTCCACCAAAGAAGCCCACAACGCCGAATACGACACCCGTAAAACGGCTGAGTTGTTTTGCCGGATGATCAATCGCTGGAAGACCCTCGGCGGCTGGCCGCTCCCGGAACGTTCGGAATCGGGCGATGACACCGCCACTGGAGACTGATAATGAAATGCATGGCCGACCTTTGCGTTATCCCCTTTAATCAACAAATCTCGGTGGCCGATGAAATTGCCGCCTGCCACCGGGTCTTGCAGAGCTTTGATGTAGAGCTGCAGTTGCACGGCTATGGCACCAACCTCTATGGCGAATGGGATCAGGTCTTTGGTGCGATTAAGGCCTGTCATCAGGCGCTGCACGACAGCGGCATCGTACGAATCTCGTCGACCATCAAGGTCGGCACCCGAACCGACAAGGACCAAACCATTGGTGACAAGATTCAAGCCGTCGAAGATCGCTTGGCTTGATTCAGCGCTGAGCCGCCTAGGCCAGACCATTCGATGAATTGTGGCTAATTCTCGCCGATACTCTAAACTGTCTCATTTTCGAGACAATGGCGGGTGCATCATGGATCTGAATGGGTTGGTACTGTTCGTCGAAATCATCAAGCAGGGTTCTATAACCCGAGCCGGCATGGTACTAGGCAAGCCTAAGTCGACTCTATCTCGCCAGTTGAGTGAATTTGAACAAACACTCGGGGTTAAGTTGGTTGAGCGCACCACCCGTCGGCTCGATCTAACCGAAGCCGGTCGTGAACTGTACGAGCAGTCGAAGGACCTGCTATCCGAACTGGGCGACATTCAGCACAGCATCGGCGCGTATCAGCGCCAACCCAAGGGCCAGCTGACCATTCTCTGGCCGCAAGAGCTGTTTACCGCTCAGATGGCGGAACTGATTGCCGAGTTTTTGCAGACCTGGTCGTTGATCAGCTTCTGCGGCACCCAATACAATGGCGCCACGCCGGCACCCGACAGCCAGTACGACCTACAATTTCTGCTCCACCAACAACCGCTACCGGCCAGTGACTGGATCGGTCGTTCGTTAATGAGTATCCCGCATAATATCTATATCGCCAGTCATTGCCTTAACCGTGCACCCAAGACGCTGGACGACATCCGCCATTGCCAATGTATTTTACAGTCGGGTGAAGATGAGTGGTTGTTTCGTCAAGACCAGCAGATTCACACCATCGCGGTACAGGGGCGGCTGACGTTGAACAGTCCGGATATGAGGCTGCAGGCCGCCATCCGCGGCTTGGGCGCAGTGCGACTGGCCAATTACTTGGCCGAG
Protein-coding sequences here:
- a CDS encoding MTH1187 family thiamine-binding protein; this translates as MKCMADLCVIPFNQQISVADEIAACHRVLQSFDVELQLHGYGTNLYGEWDQVFGAIKACHQALHDSGIVRISSTIKVGTRTDKDQTIGDKIQAVEDRLA
- a CDS encoding flagellar protein MotY encodes the protein MANYRQIFSSCMAGLLACVAANSQAANLGTGLTNTEWRIDASEFYCKFYQPIPQYGLAVFFQEAGDTLEFYLESTRNLMAEGQAALTIEAPAWRSSALTTELGYSRVIDRKFPIRVETARAGRMMDELTAGMAPTLTRKAKFGDDLIRLQISPVNFKSFYNDYLACQTGLLPVNFRQIERTSVLFGGGGARLDSQATAMLDNIVTYMNADSLVSALFIDGHSDGQGERYNNRRLSEKRAVKVTDYLVNAGIDAAIIVTRYHGERYPIATNATAAGRRLNRRVTVQFERITGDPDDPLRDLPNFEAK
- a CDS encoding LysR family transcriptional regulator, which encodes MDLNGLVLFVEIIKQGSITRAGMVLGKPKSTLSRQLSEFEQTLGVKLVERTTRRLDLTEAGRELYEQSKDLLSELGDIQHSIGAYQRQPKGQLTILWPQELFTAQMAELIAEFLQTWSLISFCGTQYNGATPAPDSQYDLQFLLHQQPLPASDWIGRSLMSIPHNIYIASHCLNRAPKTLDDIRHCQCILQSGEDEWLFRQDQQIHTIAVQGRLTLNSPDMRLQAAIRGLGAVRLANYLAEPYVRQGALTALTFNERPVADTLSVLYRSRQLPLKTRLFLEHFQNHVGRLYSTL
- the rnt gene encoding ribonuclease T, with the translated sequence MYVTINAPENELSERFRGYYPVVIDVETAGFNSQTDALLEIAAVTLKMDSSGWLLPDESIFFNVKPFAGANLERAALEFTGIDPFHPLREDVDEGEALAEIFKMVRAGMKANGCKRAILVGHNATFDHNFVMAAADRASTKRNPFHPFSTFDTSALAALVYGQTVLKKACDTAEIEFSTKEAHNAEYDTRKTAELFCRMINRWKTLGGWPLPERSESGDDTATGD
- a CDS encoding DUF6701 domain-containing protein — its product is MVINDGQPFDLTISVTGDVDANRDDIRVVANLIANGDIQFDDNLEWVGTITAGGGIQIDQNANITGNLTANNSLSFGSGSNVVGFCSASSGNFAAYCASPPTDISAGYCENFESGYPVGWAETGSGNSGINNDTANSPTNSLYLRSQSVQVTTESYDLSPYSDVNLDMWIREGSDSFSEDPDNGEDLQLEYRTSTGTWQSLQTFSAGPPYGDIFTPTISLTGAQLHNNFALRFNKIAGNSGDYDYWHIDDVCLVPAAAPPPSTCFTDDFNRTGLGNDWAVTSSDTNSRLPSIINNRLNITQDLNNQSTAATLFRLFPSAGNKIVVEFDYYVYGDLTGGGDGLAMVFSDSTVVPLPGGYGGSLGYAPKNSIEGFAGGWMGIGLDEYGNFLNRNDGAKNGGFTTLVRETISIRGSGTGTSGYNYITSNGQIPTVLTLPSSLSPPISTASGHRYRVSVDHENGTNAYVTVERDTGAGFATLVSQFDLLAQTGQAPIPEKMYLTLTGSTGGAKNAHEIDNVEVCANVIEAAETIDHYELDRDFSQGLTCEALNIESRACLDVACSTEVSGAVITTEFSPVTGWAGSNTKTNYSSRDSFAFQQTSPGIVTLGVASSTPDLNPLSVEPVQCYVAGIVQPNCEVAFADTGLRFFNRGSGSSSAILDLVAGQPSEFDLRAIYTDEISGECKTQLFDSGPVTATLSTECTNPNTCLAGQQVLWQAPAESLNLANPQNPDGGNLWSMAALLFGTNVTAGFELTAPDVGLQRLDVSLPLLNVDGSPSGRLIEGSVSLRTRPASLVIAEVDISGTAVAGDPFQVTMHALDANNSVVPSFGRVSGLYDMNWGLSSLAAPIGGVLGTLVGDAVNRSSASQWLGLDTGIDADSFNESITFSAANGLSYYEVGELNLVAQIDDYLGSGVPVQSPNTPAGRFIPAFLTATQVDPATWGSDASIYQGQAGSLTDLSYDLIAYASDGTTPLRNYSGNGLNTSSQSNSLLKPVGAAATGGDLESTLAWTVTGGGDFDGIIRLMGAVPDLTWQRNPVGVSPGDTLLNLTDLQLAAAALTDADSVCVKLNALGTCLATAVSLTPRDLQLVRAALPAQVDASTSMAYIEVRLEALDRYVAGEPVFELQSTDNGLDTSVFAGLDFDASVHACTLATSANCPSIAATVSFTGPNGTGLTLMSGVGRLTATSTTPVSGLMGAQLNAPTWLSWDWDGDGDQELASTVLIFGDYQGRPPLLFTRPGVR